The Alosa sapidissima isolate fAloSap1 chromosome 6, fAloSap1.pri, whole genome shotgun sequence genome window below encodes:
- the LOC121712076 gene encoding gap junction Cx32.2 protein-like: protein MGQLGFLSSLLEKVQTHSTVIGKVWLTVLFLFRIMVLGAGIEKVWGDEQSKMICNTKQPGCKNVCYDRAFPISHLRLWVMQIIFISTPTLIYLGHVIHVTQKEKKLREKQQNNAEKQGLKMPKYTDDKGKVHIKGSLLGSYMTSLVFKMILEVAFIVGQYYLYGFVFVPKIECEGDPCPYKVECFMSRPTEKTIFIIFMLAVSCVSLLLTVVEIFYLMCKCVKKSPLEPPIETPLVRLQCRENLTLNFSGQTRKHRQTDTLVTY from the coding sequence ATGGGACAATTGGGATTCCTGTCTTCATTGCTGGAAAAGGTGCAAACCCACTCCACTGTCATCGGGAAGGTGTGGTTGACTGTTCTGTTCCTTTTTCGGATCATGGTGCTAGGAGCCGGCATTGAGAAAGTTTGGGGCGATGAGCAGTCCAAGATGATCTGTAACACCAAACAGCCGGGTTGCAAAAACGTGTGCTACGACAGGGCCTTCCCCATCTCCCACCTTCGTCTCTGGGTGATGCAAATTATCTTCATCTCCACGCCAACCCTGATATACCTGGGTCACGTCATCCACGTCACACAGAAGGAGAAAAAGCTCAGGGAGAAACAGCAGAACAATGCAGAGAAGCAAGGGCTGAAGATGCCCAAGTACACAGACGACAAGGGCAAGGTCCACATCAAGGGCAGCCTCCTGGGCAGCTACATGACCAGCCTGGTGTTCAAGATGATCCTGGAGGTTGCGTTCATCGTGGGCCAGTACTACCTCTATGGCTTTGTGTTTGTACCCAAGATAGAGTGCGAAGGGGACCCGTGCCCCTACAAGGTGGAGTGCTTCATGTCGCGGCCCACAGAGAAGACCATCTTCATCATCTTTATGCTGGCGGTGTCCTGCGTGTCCTTGCTGCTGACCGTGGTGGAGATCTTCTACCTGATGTGCAAGTGTGTCAAGAAAAGCCCGCTAGAACCCCCAATCGAAACCCCACTAGTTCGATTACAGTGCAGGGAAAATTTAACACTCAACTTCAGTGGTCAAACaagaaaacacagacagacagacacactagtCACATACTGA